One window from the genome of Nicotiana sylvestris chromosome 9, ASM39365v2, whole genome shotgun sequence encodes:
- the LOC138878716 gene encoding uncharacterized protein — MTCNETTQQTNIDSEEDIPEEIVKEVENSENRPKSNLDETEIVNLGDAKLSRKHESAFTYHREGIAESYDGWRMYFDGEANFKGVCIGAVLVSETGQYYPVSAKLRFPCTNNMVEYEACILGLKMVIDMNIQELLVIGDSDLLIHQVREERATKNAKILHYLHHVHELRKRFTKTEFQYVPRFQNEFVDALATLSSMIRHPDKNFIDPIPFVRKCHGCQTHAYMIKVPPNELNATSSMWPFAAWGMDVIGPIKPAASNGHRFILVVIDYFTKWVEAASYKAVTKKFVADFVCDRIICRFGIPKSINTDNGSNLNSDLMKSICETFKIKHKNSTAYRPKMNGAVEATNKNIKKILRKMIEKHRQWHEKLSFALLGYYTTVRTSTEATPYMLVYGTEAVIPAEVEIPSLRIIQDAKLDDVEWVKNRYDQLALIYGKRMNAAFHGT; from the exons atgacatgcaacgagacaacgcaacaaacgaacatagattcagaggaagatataccggaagagattgttaaggaggTTGAGAATTCTGAGAATAGGCCAAAGTCCAACTTagacgagactgagattgttaacctgggagatgcaaaattgtcaaggaaacatgaatcagcgttcacttatcACC gagaaggaattgcagaatcctatgacggttggagaatgtatTTCGATGGagaagcaaatttcaaaggagtttgcataggagcagtcctagtgtcaGAAACCGGTCAGTATTATCCAGTATCTGCCAAGCttaggttcccatgcaccaacaacatggttgagtacgaagcctgcatcttagggctcaagatggtcattgacatgaacatccaagagttgctagtaattggggattcagacctgcttatacatcaggtccgagaagaaagGGCGACTAAGAACGCCAAGATACTCcattatctgcatcatgtacatgagttgagaaagaggttcacaaagacagaattccagtaTGTTCCTAGGTTCCAAAATGAATTCGTCGATGCActagctaccctatcatccatgatacgacatccagacaagaatttcattgatcccattcca TTTGTCCGAAAATGTCACGGCTGCCAGACACATGcatacatgataaaggtgcctccaaatgagcttaacgCAACAAGCTCGAtgtggccgttcgccgcctggggaatggatgttatcggaccaatcaaacctgccgcatcaaatgggcataggtttatcctagtagtaattgattatttcaccaaatgggttgaagcagcatcttacaaggcagtgactaagaaattCGTGGCGGATTTCGTCTGCGACCGtatcatatgtcggttcggaattccaaagtcaatcaatactgataatggctccaacctgaacagtgatttgatgaaatccatttgtgaaaccttcaagattaaacacaagaattctacagcgtACAGACCtaagatgaacggagccgtagaggctaccaacaagaatatcaagaagatactcaggaaaatgatagagaagcataggcagtggcacgagaagctctcatttgctttattgggatactaCACCACAGTCCGTACATCGACAgaagcaaccccctatatgctagtttatggtacagaggcagttATTCCCGCTGAGGTGGAAATTCcctcattaagaatcatacaggatgCAAAGCTAGATGATGTAGAATGGGTGAAGAATCGATACGATCAGCTAGCTCTTAtatatggaaagagaatgaatgcagctTTCCATG gcacttga